A single region of the Thermotoga profunda AZM34c06 genome encodes:
- a CDS encoding ABC transporter substrate-binding protein yields MKKFLVFLILMVVVSIFSADLSMIISVTGAHQRNFNPYFAGGTGYAACGFIYETLVYSNNFTGDLIPWLASSYEWSQDYKSITLNIRKGVTWSDGKSFTADDVVFTFEMLKKFPALDTQGVWKSGLETVEKIDEYTVKLNFSKLNTLIIYNIAGIYIVPKHIWEKVEDPSKFTNENPVGTGAYVLETFTDQVFTLKKRADYWQADKIKVDRIRIPAFNGNEPAQLAVANGEIDWGGINYPKIENIQNKDIKFWFPEGNPVFLFFNLERAPFKDPAFRKAVAKAVNTDELIRIGMTNYAVKANPVVIKSGYSYLIDQNLKNKWYSFNLQQAKSELEALGFKAGKDGILVGPNGIRLSYELIVPAGWTDWIAVSQLLSQQLKKVGIELNVTPIDYGAYLTKIRQKDFDVAVSWSNYGPNPYTFFQNYLHSSNAYVGSNRGGWIDKYTDELTEKLSQTVDKEQIKTIVSQIQQIILDNVPAVPLFYNPVWFIYSTKNFTGWPNENNAFVEPRTTGMDKIYLVMHLEPK; encoded by the coding sequence TGATTTTGATGGTTGTGGTATCGATCTTCTCAGCAGATCTTTCGATGATCATCTCAGTAACAGGGGCACATCAGAGAAATTTCAACCCTTATTTTGCTGGTGGAACAGGATATGCAGCATGTGGTTTTATTTATGAGACACTTGTATATTCAAATAACTTCACAGGTGATCTCATACCATGGCTTGCTTCGAGTTATGAATGGAGCCAAGATTACAAGAGTATTACACTAAACATTAGAAAAGGCGTTACGTGGTCCGATGGCAAGTCTTTCACAGCCGATGATGTAGTTTTCACTTTTGAAATGCTCAAAAAATTCCCCGCATTGGACACACAAGGTGTATGGAAATCTGGATTGGAGACTGTTGAAAAAATTGATGAATACACAGTGAAGTTGAATTTTTCAAAGCTCAACACTTTGATAATCTACAACATAGCTGGTATCTATATCGTACCAAAACATATTTGGGAAAAGGTTGAAGATCCTTCAAAATTCACAAATGAAAATCCAGTCGGTACAGGTGCCTATGTCCTTGAAACTTTCACAGATCAAGTCTTCACACTGAAAAAAAGAGCTGATTATTGGCAAGCAGATAAGATCAAAGTCGACAGAATAAGAATTCCCGCTTTCAATGGAAATGAACCAGCACAACTCGCAGTTGCAAATGGAGAAATTGACTGGGGTGGCATCAATTATCCTAAGATTGAGAATATTCAGAATAAGGACATAAAATTCTGGTTCCCCGAAGGAAACCCTGTCTTTTTGTTCTTCAATCTTGAGAGAGCACCTTTTAAAGATCCAGCATTTAGAAAAGCCGTTGCTAAGGCAGTTAATACAGATGAATTGATAAGGATCGGGATGACGAATTATGCAGTGAAAGCCAATCCTGTTGTGATAAAATCTGGATATTCGTATTTAATTGACCAAAATTTGAAAAATAAATGGTATTCTTTCAACTTACAACAGGCAAAATCAGAACTCGAAGCCTTGGGATTCAAAGCAGGCAAAGATGGGATCTTAGTCGGACCAAATGGAATAAGATTGTCATATGAACTCATTGTGCCTGCTGGTTGGACCGATTGGATCGCAGTTTCACAACTTTTATCACAGCAACTCAAAAAGGTTGGTATAGAACTGAATGTGACTCCAATAGATTACGGTGCATATTTGACAAAGATTAGGCAGAAAGATTTTGATGTCGCCGTGAGCTGGTCGAATTACGGTCCCAATCCTTACACCTTCTTTCAAAACTATTTGCATTCTTCGAATGCGTATGTCGGTAGCAACAGAGGAGGATGGATAGACAAATACACCGATGAATTGACTGAAAAACTTTCTCAAACAGTTGATAAAGAACAAATAAAAACTATAGTTTCGCAGATACAGCAGATCATATTGGATAATGTTCCAGCAGTACCTTTGTTCTATAATCCAGTTTGGTTCATATATTCAACCAAGAATTTCACTGGCTGGCCAAATGAAAATAATGCCTTTGTAGAACCAAGAACCACTGGTATGGATAAGATTTACTTGGTCATGCACCTTGAACCAAAGTGA